The genomic segment CTTTCCAGATGCCGCTGCCCTCGAATTCGTCGCCGATCCCCGCTGGGGAGAACGTGGTGTTTTCGAGCGACAAGGGGATGATTTACAGCCTGGGAGCGACTCATAAGGAATTGCGTTTTCAGCTTGAGGTCGGCGGCAAGATGAGCGCCCCGCTGGCTTACTCCCGCGATTATGTCTTCGCCTGCGACACGCACTCGCGGCTGCTGTGCGTCAACATCAAGAATGGCCGCGTCGTCTGGGCGTTCAGCAGCGGTGCTCCGATCCGCCGCCAGCCCCATGTCGTCGGCTCGCAGGTGTTTGCCACCGTTCCTCGTGAAGGTCTCACCTCTCTCAGCGTGACCACCGGTCTCCAGCAGTGGTATCAGCCCCGTGCGACCGACGTCATCGCCGTCAGTGATAAACGTGTCTACGCCGGCGACCCTGATGAGAACGTGTTGATTCTCGACCGCGAAACCGGACAGATTCTGGCACAAATGAGACTGCGCGATTTCCCCATTCGAGTGCATAACGACCGCACTGACCGGCTCTATCTCGCCAGCCCGGGCGGCACGATTGTCGCTTTGCGAGAGCTTGGATCGGACTTCCCGGTGTACCACCTGTACCCCGAACGTCGGCCGATTCTCCCGCTGCTTGCTCCGGACGAACCTGCCGAGTCGATGGAGCAGTAATCATTCTTTGCTGTGCGCGAAATCGGACATGGTTTCACAGCAATGGAAATCAATGGTGATTTCAGCTCGTTGAACGGTTTGCATTGATACGATGACCCGTCAGAATTCGGGGACAAGATGTCCCCCAGCAATTCGATGGTGTCTTTACCATGACGAAATCGTTGTCACGCGTGTTCGCGGCGATCTCTCTTTGTTTTTTGATCCCCGCGTTCGTGCTGGCAGTTGAGCCGAAGCCTCCGTTTCGAATTGTGGGCTATCTGCCCGAGTACCGTTTCAGCAGGTTCGATGCGGCCTACGCGACTGGGCTGACCGATCTGATTCTGTTTGCGGCCCAGCCGACGCCGGACGGCGACATCGATCTGGGCAAGCTCAAAGACGCCCCCTGGGCGATGCTCAAGGACTTCAAAACCCGGTACCATGTGCGGTTGATTCTCTGCATGGGGGGCTGGGGACAGTCGGACCATTTCGCCGAGGCGGTGCTCTCCGACAAAGCCCGCGCGAAATTGGTCAAGAATGCGGTCGATCTGCTGCTTTCACACCGTCTCGACGGCCTCGATCTGGATTGGGAGCATCCGAAAAATGAGGCGGAGTCGGCCGGCTATGCCCGACTGCTGATCGAGTTGAAGAAGGCCTTCACCCCGCACGGACTGACGTTGTCGGTGACGATTGCCCCCTGGCAGCAGATTCCGTCAGAAGGGTATGCCGCCGCTGACTGGGTGCAGTTGATGTCCTATGACTACGGGCAAAAGCACTCGACGCTGGAACAGGCGAAGAAAGACATCCAGACATTCCTTGATCGGGGAGTTCCGCCTGAAAAAATCGTCCTGGGGATGCCCTTCTACGGACGGGACGTCAAAGATCGCGATAAGTCGATCACCTATCAGGAAGTGCAGCGCCGCCATCATCCGCCTGAGCAGGTCGACGAAGTGGCAGGCTATTTCTTCAACGGCCCGGTGACGATTCGCAAAAAGACGCGGGCGGCTCTGGATGCCCACCTGGGCGGGGTCATGGTCTGGGAAATCGGCCAGGACACCCTGAGCGAAACTTCGTTGTTGAAAGCAATTCGCGCCGAGATTGAGAAGTAGCTGCTGCGCCGCCCCTGTTTGACCGGGGAATCACTGGTCAAACATGCCAGCTTGCAGGGTTACCGCCCAGACTGTGACCCAGCGACATCTCAAAGCTGGAAACATTGTCGTAACATGACTTTCTGCTCTTTTTGCATTCGTCTGAATTGTCTCTTCGACGCCGAAATTGGCTGTTGTTTTCAGGGTCTTTCGACCGATCTCACAGCGGAGACCGCGAACATCGGGCCTGAGACGTCGCTGGTCAGGGGAAAACAAGCAGAATTTTTGAGAATCGAGTCATCAAATCCTGTTGATGGCGGTCGGACACCCGCGTACGATCCTGTGGCTTTGTCCTGACAAATGCCGCGCCGACAGCCCAGACTGCCGGTTACCACGGGCTCTGGATGGTTTTCGATCCGCTGACCGAATTGTCGTTCAGCACGTCTCTTCCGACAGCGCCGCTATCTCGTCGCTGCCCTTTTTTCAGAGTGAATACCCGGTGATGAAACAGACTTCCAACTGGCTGGTCCGCCGCTTCTCGCAACTGCTCGTCACCTCTCGACCGAGCGCCCGTCGCAACCGGCAGAAGTTCTCAGCGTCACTTGAGCTTTTTGAAGCCCGTGTTCTGCTCTCCAGCACGACCGCAGCGACGGCAGAAAGCTTGTTGCAGATCGACCCGATTCCACTGAAACAGGGTTCCGAATCTACAACCGCGCTCGATACAGCCGCCGCGGGCGTTTCGTATTATCCGCTGACTTCGATTCCGGTGCTGAACAGCCTGCCCGGCGCCGCTGTTTCAATCTACCTCGACTTCGACGGGCACTTCGAAGCCGACTGGGGCGGGGGCTACACGAACCTGACCACTCCAGTCTTCTCGATCGATGCGGACCAGACGACCTTTACCGACGCCGAACTGGCGGTGATGAATTCCGTCTGGGCTCGGGTGGCGGAAGATTACGCACCGTTCAAAATCAACGTCACGACGGTTCAGCCAGCCAGCTTTGCTGACGGCGTGTCGGTGCGAGTTGCCATTGGCGGTCAATACACGGATTGGCTCGGCTCTTCGGCGGGCGGGGTCGCCTTCCTGGGTAGTTTTACCGACAGCAACTATGTGAATACGTGCTATGTGTTCTCGACAAGCCAGGGGAACGACATTATCGGCATCGCCGAGGCCGCTTCACACGAAGCCGGACACACCTTTGGCCTCGAACACCAGAGCTTGTACGATTCGGCCGGCAGAAAACTGCAAGAATACAATCCCGGCGATGAGGACTGGGCGCCCATCATGGGGGTCGGTTACTACTCGATCCGGACGACCTGGTACGACGGTCCCAATAGCGAGTCGTCGACCACGCTGCAGAACGATTTGAATGTGATTGCAGGTCTCGATTCGCGGTATCCAAACAAAATCGGTTTCCGCAATGACGATGTCGGCAACTTTTACGCCAACGCATCGACCTTGACGGCCTCTGGCTCGGCTCTGACCGGGTCAGGCATCATCAGCTCACTGTCCGACGTGGACGTGTTCAAATTCGGGGCAAATGCCGGGCTGGCGAGCTTCACGATCAGCCCCGCCGCGGAAGGCGCCAACCTGCTGATTCACGCCGAACTCCGTTCGAGTACAGGAGTGCTGCTGGCCTCAGCCCAGGCCACGCCGGGATCTCAGATCCTGACTCTCAGCCAAACCCTGGCGGAGGGGAGCTATCAGCTCGTGATCAGCACCAATGACGGTTATGGATCGCTGGGCCAGTACACGATCCAGGGAACCGCGTCGGCCTCTCGGGCGACGTTCAGCGGAGCGACGATTACCAGCACTTACATCGCCAATTACCCACCGGTCTACGTGTTTAAGAGCACGACGATCAACTGGGGCACCTATGGCGTGGTCGGCGGCGTGCTGACTGTGAGAATGTCGAACGCCGAATCGACCGACCGGCTGACCGTTCAGCCTGGCGGGGATATCACCATCTTCGGAACTTCGGTGCGATATAAAGGCGTGACGATCGGGACCATCTCGGGAGGCACCGCCAGCGGCGCCCTGTCCGTGAAGTTCAATACCAAAGCAACGCAGCAGTCTGCACTGGCCGTGCTGCGGGCCGTCGTCTACTGGAGCACTTCGCTCGCCCCGACCGCAGGCGACCGTTACTTCTCCCTGGACCTGCTGGACGAAGGCAAAGTCTCAGCCGCCACGGCCTCTAAAATCGTCAAGGTGAGCAACAAGCCGTCGCTGCAGGCGATTTCGACGACGAATACCTACGCCGCAGGGACTGCGCCGCTGCTGTTCGCTTCTAATGCTGTCGTCGCCGACGGCAACGGCAATTTCGCGAAGAGCCAGCTCAAGGTCAGCATTGCGGACGGCCAGGCGGCCGACCGCTTGACCATTGTTCCGAATGCGAACGTCACCCTGGCAGGTGATACGGTCAAATATCAGGGAACCGTCATCGGCACGTTTACCGGCGGAACCGGGTTCTCCCAACTGGTCGTGAACTTCAATGCCTCGGCCACACAGCCGGGCATTCAGGCCGTGCTGCGACGCATTGGCTTCTCGAATGAGTCGGTCTCTCCGTCGCTCACGACTCGGTCCGTCTCCTTCACCTTGAAGGACGGTAAGAATGTGTCGAGCACGCCGGTGATCGCTGCGGTGGCGATCTCCAACATCCCGACGATCACCAATTTCGGCAGCAACGTTGCCTACTCGCTGGGCGGAACACCTTCGCTCCTCTCAACCACAGCGACAGTGGCCGGCGGCTCGACGTTCCAGAACATCTCGCTGACGATCGCGCTTTCGATCGGCGTGACGGGCGACAACCTGAGCGTTCGCACCGGGGCGAACATCAGCATTGCGGGCGGTAATCTCTCGTTCCAGGGAACCGTGGTTGCTTCCATCACGGGCGGCCTCGACGGTAACCCGCTGGTGCTGACGTTCAACGCCTCCGCCGAACGCTGGATCGTCCAGTCGGTGCTGCGACAGGTGATCTTCTCCAGCACTTCGCTGAACACGAGCGTGCGGGGGGTCTCCTTCCAGTTCTCCGACGCCACGTCTGCCACCAGCGACGCAGCTCTGAAGTCGATCCTGTTCGTTTAGAGCATTTTCCTTTTTAGCATACGTTACCCCGCAGGCGATAATGGCGATTTTCATCAAGTGAGAAGCGTCGATTCGCCTGCACACGGTCGAGCAAACTGCTCTGAGGGGAGTGACTTCGGTCCTCCCCTTTTTTGTTCGGACGTCTCGGAATTTACAGATCCGCCGCACGGCCCTGTTCAGTCAGCAGCGCCATCAGGCGACGCATCCCCTGTTCGTCATCGCGACGGGAGATCAGCGTCGCATGGGGCGTATGCACAATCACGCAGTTCTCGATACCGACCGTTGCAATCAGATGCTCGCTGGTGCTGCGGACAATGCATCCGGACGTGTCGAGTCCGACGAACGGACCGACGGATACGTTCCCGTCCGAGTCGCCTGGGAGCAACCGCGCCAGGGCTTCCCAACTCCCGACGTCGTCCCAGTCGAATGTGACTTCCACGACCGCAATCTTCGGAGCCCGTTCCAGTACCGCATAGTCGATTGAGATCGACTTCATCCGTGGAAAAATGTCGTTGAGGGCGGCGTCCCATTCCGGCTTGCCGACGTATCTCGCGAGTTCGTCAAGCTGTCGGCCCAGTTCCGGCTCGCAGGTTCTGAGCAGTTCGAGAATCCGGCTCGCCCGCCAGACGAAGATGCCGCAGTTCCAGAAGAACTCGCCGGATCGCAGATAGCTCTCGGCGGTGTCGCGGTCCGGTTTTTCGCGGAACCCGGCGACTGTATAGGCGCCCGGCGCGAGCGGTTCGCCGCGATGGATGTAACCGAACCCAGTCGCAGGAAATGTCGGCGGCTTGCCAAACAGCACCAGCCGCTCGGGGTCGGCGTCAATCAGATCGACGGCCGCCTGAACGTCATTGGCAAAGCGCTCGGCAGGGGCGATCACATGATCGGCCGGCATCACCAGCAATGTCGCCTCGGGATCGCGGGCTGCAATCTGCAGTGCGGCCAGCCCGATACAAGGAGCAGTATTCCGACCGCACGGTTCCTGCAAAATTTGTGCAACAGGCATCGACGGCAAGTGTTCGTGCGTCAGCTCGACAAACTGTCCGCCGGTGACCACCCAGCATTGCTCAGCCGGCATCAGCGGCGCGGCCAGATCGAACGCCGACTGAATCAGCGAGCGTTCGCCCTGGAGCGTCAAAAACTGCTTGGGAGACGCGCGGCGCGACAATGGCCAGAACCGCGTCCCGAGTCCCCCCGCCATAATGACTGCGTGCAGCATCGTCGTCCCTGGCTGTTGTCAGAACTTGTCGCCTGCGACACTCTTTGCCTGTTGCTGGCACCATTTCAGAGAAGTTCCGACGCAGATTCAATCCCTGGCTCGGAGTATTCTCCTTCGAGCATCGCAGCCGTTAAGAGATGATTCTGCCATGCTCACACCGTTTCCGGCAGCTTCCAGCCGCTGCGGTAGTCGCGGGAGAGCCATTTGTTGGCGGCTTCGAGGTTGGTGACCTTGAGCTGGTCGGCGTTCCATTCCAGCTTCTGACCGGGAAAGCGGACGGCGATGTTGCCGAGCAGTACTGCTTCCGTCAGGCGACCGCCGTAATCGAAGCCGTCGCTGGGCTGTTGCCCGCTGAGACAGCCGTCGACCCAGCCGTGATAGTGATTCAGGCTCGGCTCGGCGACGAACTTCTCCACATTCGCCTTGGCATCAGGCGAGGGGTAGAGGACGTGCGGGGCGTAGTGAGGAATGACCAGGGTGCCGGTCTCGCCGATCACCAGCGAGCCGCTCGAAGGCAGTGCCGTGCCAGGGGGAATGTGAGTTCCCTGCAGGCTGGGCCGCAGCCCGCCGTCCATCCAGGTGATCTCCAGGTTGCCGTCGGTCGTGAAGTCGTTGCCAGGGAGGACGTAATGGACGGTCATCTGGGCCGGCCAGACTTCGTCGTTCATGCCGGTGGATTTGGCGCTGATCGATATGGGAGCGGCCGTGATCTTCAGACCGGTGTAGACCGGGTCGAGGATGTGGCAGCCGAAGTCGCCGAGGGCGCCGTTGCCGAAATCCTGCCAGTCGCGCCAGCCGAACGGATGGTAAACATCCTGCAGCCCGTAAGGCCGTTCCGGGGCGACTCCGAGCCACAGATCCCAGTTGAGCGACTTGGGAATGGGAGCGTTCGTCTTGGGGCGATCAATGAAACCGGACTTGCCGTGACCTGTGGACTGGCACCAGGACTGCACCTGTTTCACTTTGCCGATCATGCCGGTCTGGAGCGCCTTGGCGGCGTTGCGATAGACGGCGTGAGAGTGAATCTGATTCCCCATTCGGGTAATGACGCCGGACTTGGTTGCGAGATTGGAGAGCTGTCGGGCCTCGCGAACGCTGTGGGTCAGCGGCTTCTGGCAGTAGACGTGCTTCCCCCGTTGCATGGCTTCGATGGCGATGATCGCGTGCATGTGATCGGGAGTGGAAATGGTGACGGCATCGATCTTGTCCCCCTGTTTGGCGAACAGTTCGCGGTAGTCCTGAAAGATCGGGGCGCTGGGACTCAGACTGTGAACCATCTCAGTCCGGGCGAGATCGACGTCGCAGAACGCGACGAGGTCAGTCATGCCATGCGTGGACATTTCTTGAATGTCAGACCACCCCTTGCCATCGCAGCCAATGCCGGCGATCTGCAGTCGCGAGTTGAGGTTCTTCGCGCGGAGAATGGCGGGGGCCGCGGTGAGGCAGAGCGTGCTGGCGGCAGCGGTCTTCAGAAAACGTCGACGTGAAAGCATGACAAATTCAATTCTGATTCGGGTGGCAGGCAGCAGGCGACTGCATCATGCCGCGAAACCGCGGTCGCGCCAAACGTCGATTGGCAGAGCAGGGCCATGATTTGCGGGAATTGTTCATTTGTGTGCGAGTGGAAGAATTTCGAAAGGCCAGGGTCTGCGTGTTTGTCGGAGGAAAAGAACGCATTTGATTGTATCGATGCGATGGCTTAGCATCGTCCACACGTCCCCTCCTCAGATTGTTTTCAAGACTGTGAGTCGCTCATGCGTTTGACGTTTGCCCCTGCGGTGCTGGTGCTGTTCGCTGGCAATCTTTTCGCTGCCGATCTGCCGAAGATTCCTGAAAAGTCGATTGCCGAAAAAAAGGAATTGCTGTTCTCGGATGACTTTGAAGGGAAAGAGCCGGCGGCCGTGTGGCATAAAGTCGTTCCGACATTTGCTGTGGAAAAGGGAACGCTGAAGGGGACGCAGACGCGGGAGATGAACATTCCGGCCGCGGACGGCAAGCCGGCGGTGACCGCACATGCGGCGGTACATGGGCTGGAGATCCCGACCAAGGACAGCGTCGTGCAAGCGCGCATCAAGTTGGACGGGGCATCGATGATCGACGTCGAATTCGACGACCGCAAATTCACTGGAGCGCACTACGGGCACTTGTGCCGGGCCCAGGTCCGATTGAACGGCGTAACGATCATTGACGAACGGGACGGCAATATGCGGAACGACATTCGCGCCATGCGCGACGATCCCTCCAAGAAGGAAGAACGCAACAAACTGCTCGCAGGTCGCAGCGTCACATATCCCGCCAAGTTGGAAGCAGGAAAATGGTATCTGCTGGAAGTCGAAACGGTCGGCGACGAAATGCGGGTGACGATCGACGGCCAGCCGGCGGCGTATCTGAAATCCTCAGGCATCGCGCATGAGACGAAATCGAAGATCGAACTGGGCGTGGCCGGCAAGGACGGCTACTTCGACGACATCAAAGTGTGGAACGCAGCACCTGCGAAGTAAGCGGTGCGAGTTCTGATGTTCGTCACGATTGCAATGGCATGCTGGCAGCTTTCACAGGCCAGATCGGACGCAGCATCCAGCGCAAAATCGCCAGCGTGACGCCGACGACATACAACACCGTCAACAAGCTCACTGGGACGCCAGCCATGATGCCGGCTTTCCAGTTGGCGACGACGGCCAAACGACGGGATTGAAGACTCGAATCTGTCAAAAAGGCCTCGATTGAGTCCCGCGTCTGCTTCAAGTTGACCGGCGAGACCATCACCCGAGATTGCTGTTCGGGTCCGCGAATCACCAGGACTCCTTCATCTTCCGTGCGGTGCGTTTTCTGGCTGCTGGAAGACTTGTCGTGGTCCGGAACCATCTCGCCCTGAATGACCCTGGTATCCACTCCGGTCACGGGTGAAACATGCCGGGTGAGATAGGGGATCACGAAGAAAACGCACTGATCGGTCCGAGCCGAGACCACGTCGTTCGCTCTGGTGAGATTGATCCAGGTGACGGGCGCGATGGCGGTCACGAAGCCGGGGAACACGACGCAGCCGACGAACCCGATGACATGCTGCAACAACATTTCGCCGAAGGTTGGCTTTTTCGGCTTTGCTGGCCCGCGCATGGCGGTGGAGAGTGCATCACGTTCTGACATAGCCCGTTTCCTGAATTGGTTGATCTTGCTGCTGGAATTGAAGCGTGCGCGGGGCTGAACTGCAATACGCTACCCGAGTCGGCCCGATGCCACCGCCCAGGCGAAGGCGAGTGCCGCGGCGCAGATCAGCCAGGGGAGGACGTGCAGAATCGACAGAGGATAAAGAACTGATTCGCTGGGGCTGCGGGGGTTGTAGTGGACGTTCACTTCGCTCCCGACCGGGAACTTGTCAGCAGCGCCGCGGGCCAGAGCGGGCAGGGTGGAAGAGATCGTCACTCCGAGACGAATGCGATCGCCGACGTAGCGTCGGCTGTTGACCGTGTAGCCGTAGACGACGCTGGATTTGTAGTGTTTGCGACGCAGCGAGTTCACGGAATCGCCGGTCTTCAGTTGAGTAAACGCTTCGACGTCGGCAGCGAGGATCTGACCTTGGACTGTCGGCCAGCGTGAAGCCGCCCAGGCCATGCGCTGAAACAAAACGGCAAACACGCCGACTGCCAGACCGAAACAGCCGAGGGCCGCGACGAAGGGCAGATGGGCGGGATTCTTCACATACAGTTTGAGGAGATCGAGCGCGCCGAAGTAGAACGCCGCGGCGAACACCGGAGCCAGGATGAAGAAACCGATGACGACGATTCCGCCGACCACCAGCCCGTCGGGGAGTTCGCGTTCGAGCAGGGCGCGACTCGGGTTTTTCGGATCGTAGAAGACAGAGACGGTTTTCCCGACGGGATAGCGTTCCAGAATCGCTTCCAATTCTTCAGGCCCGGTGAATTCGGCGATCGTGACCCGTTGGCAGCGCTGCTTCCGGCCCTCGACCAGGTACTCGTACTCGACAAACGGTTCGTTCGAGACTTCGGAATCGCCGAAATTGTAGCCGGCATCGCCCGGTTTTTTCTTACTGGCGGC from the Planctomicrobium piriforme genome contains:
- a CDS encoding outer membrane protein assembly factor BamB family protein; translation: MLFRRIVLAAVVCLVTQQVASAQFIKRPLPNENELNRLGLTMAWWGQATVNPALDQVEYFEADEQNVYVQSSTGMISTFHGETGRRMWSQLVGAPNQQGFPVTSSETEVLLGVGMKVFALDKTTGEMRWELILPSPPSAPPKGDDDFLYVATLNSKILAYDARKLRTLTVRGMMPQWANRSELWTFQMPLPSNSSPIPAGENVVFSSDKGMIYSLGATHKELRFQLEVGGKMSAPLAYSRDYVFACDTHSRLLCVNIKNGRVVWAFSSGAPIRRQPHVVGSQVFATVPREGLTSLSVTTGLQQWYQPRATDVIAVSDKRVYAGDPDENVLILDRETGQILAQMRLRDFPIRVHNDRTDRLYLASPGGTIVALRELGSDFPVYHLYPERRPILPLLAPDEPAESMEQ
- a CDS encoding glycosyl hydrolase family 18 protein, with protein sequence MTKSLSRVFAAISLCFLIPAFVLAVEPKPPFRIVGYLPEYRFSRFDAAYATGLTDLILFAAQPTPDGDIDLGKLKDAPWAMLKDFKTRYHVRLILCMGGWGQSDHFAEAVLSDKARAKLVKNAVDLLLSHRLDGLDLDWEHPKNEAESAGYARLLIELKKAFTPHGLTLSVTIAPWQQIPSEGYAAADWVQLMSYDYGQKHSTLEQAKKDIQTFLDRGVPPEKIVLGMPFYGRDVKDRDKSITYQEVQRRHHPPEQVDEVAGYFFNGPVTIRKKTRAALDAHLGGVMVWEIGQDTLSETSLLKAIRAEIEK
- a CDS encoding zinc-dependent metalloprotease family protein, with protein sequence MKQTSNWLVRRFSQLLVTSRPSARRNRQKFSASLELFEARVLLSSTTAATAESLLQIDPIPLKQGSESTTALDTAAAGVSYYPLTSIPVLNSLPGAAVSIYLDFDGHFEADWGGGYTNLTTPVFSIDADQTTFTDAELAVMNSVWARVAEDYAPFKINVTTVQPASFADGVSVRVAIGGQYTDWLGSSAGGVAFLGSFTDSNYVNTCYVFSTSQGNDIIGIAEAASHEAGHTFGLEHQSLYDSAGRKLQEYNPGDEDWAPIMGVGYYSIRTTWYDGPNSESSTTLQNDLNVIAGLDSRYPNKIGFRNDDVGNFYANASTLTASGSALTGSGIISSLSDVDVFKFGANAGLASFTISPAAEGANLLIHAELRSSTGVLLASAQATPGSQILTLSQTLAEGSYQLVISTNDGYGSLGQYTIQGTASASRATFSGATITSTYIANYPPVYVFKSTTINWGTYGVVGGVLTVRMSNAESTDRLTVQPGGDITIFGTSVRYKGVTIGTISGGTASGALSVKFNTKATQQSALAVLRAVVYWSTSLAPTAGDRYFSLDLLDEGKVSAATASKIVKVSNKPSLQAISTTNTYAAGTAPLLFASNAVVADGNGNFAKSQLKVSIADGQAADRLTIVPNANVTLAGDTVKYQGTVIGTFTGGTGFSQLVVNFNASATQPGIQAVLRRIGFSNESVSPSLTTRSVSFTLKDGKNVSSTPVIAAVAISNIPTITNFGSNVAYSLGGTPSLLSTTATVAGGSTFQNISLTIALSIGVTGDNLSVRTGANISIAGGNLSFQGTVVASITGGLDGNPLVLTFNASAERWIVQSVLRQVIFSSTSLNTSVRGVSFQFSDATSATSDAALKSILFV
- a CDS encoding mannose-1-phosphate guanylyltransferase, with the translated sequence MLHAVIMAGGLGTRFWPLSRRASPKQFLTLQGERSLIQSAFDLAAPLMPAEQCWVVTGGQFVELTHEHLPSMPVAQILQEPCGRNTAPCIGLAALQIAARDPEATLLVMPADHVIAPAERFANDVQAAVDLIDADPERLVLFGKPPTFPATGFGYIHRGEPLAPGAYTVAGFREKPDRDTAESYLRSGEFFWNCGIFVWRASRILELLRTCEPELGRQLDELARYVGKPEWDAALNDIFPRMKSISIDYAVLERAPKIAVVEVTFDWDDVGSWEALARLLPGDSDGNVSVGPFVGLDTSGCIVRSTSEHLIATVGIENCVIVHTPHATLISRRDDEQGMRRLMALLTEQGRAADL
- a CDS encoding Gfo/Idh/MocA family protein, which gives rise to MLSRRRFLKTAAASTLCLTAAPAILRAKNLNSRLQIAGIGCDGKGWSDIQEMSTHGMTDLVAFCDVDLARTEMVHSLSPSAPIFQDYRELFAKQGDKIDAVTISTPDHMHAIIAIEAMQRGKHVYCQKPLTHSVREARQLSNLATKSGVITRMGNQIHSHAVYRNAAKALQTGMIGKVKQVQSWCQSTGHGKSGFIDRPKTNAPIPKSLNWDLWLGVAPERPYGLQDVYHPFGWRDWQDFGNGALGDFGCHILDPVYTGLKITAAPISISAKSTGMNDEVWPAQMTVHYVLPGNDFTTDGNLEITWMDGGLRPSLQGTHIPPGTALPSSGSLVIGETGTLVIPHYAPHVLYPSPDAKANVEKFVAEPSLNHYHGWVDGCLSGQQPSDGFDYGGRLTEAVLLGNIAVRFPGQKLEWNADQLKVTNLEAANKWLSRDYRSGWKLPETV
- a CDS encoding DUF3592 domain-containing protein, whose product is MSGGVIFFIAVAAAFPLLILVALAVKLYEVQQVSRWPETTGKVLASRVAASKKKPGDAGYNFGDSEVSNEPFVEYEYLVEGRKQRCQRVTIAEFTGPEELEAILERYPVGKTVSVFYDPKNPSRALLERELPDGLVVGGIVVIGFFILAPVFAAAFYFGALDLLKLYVKNPAHLPFVAALGCFGLAVGVFAVLFQRMAWAASRWPTVQGQILAADVEAFTQLKTGDSVNSLRRKHYKSSVVYGYTVNSRRYVGDRIRLGVTISSTLPALARGAADKFPVGSEVNVHYNPRSPSESVLYPLSILHVLPWLICAAALAFAWAVASGRLG